Proteins encoded by one window of Chondromyces crocatus:
- a CDS encoding ATP-binding protein — protein sequence MDTQEFSAKPSVVMRSTGSDADQSWPFDVIFRRAPIGLALLDGQHRLVAVNDLMVELAGGSSTEHIGRTMAEVAPSLWSVTADHIRRVLQTGEPILNERLSKGAPQDFTAPGNLLISYLPVHSGGEVIGVGCAIIDTARLGERSVGQEGGPSESTPENGSSEDAGVGGAGCKLSSPRAVALLGRASADLWAPIDVGAASRALARLLVPEFADFCVVHLLNEGGRVELIAAAHVVAGHKDLLEDLDTRYPAYGAATSSVTAPQGSGYASTLRTGEPEILTHISEAGAEDGGRIARLTALDASTVITVPLRVQRHVIGSIEIGRIGESKGYGSDDLLLAQEVAERAALAIDRARLFSAAQRERARAEEGSRLKDEFLALVSHELRTPLTAILGWTRVLRTTALPQDKENRALEIVERNAKTQAQLIEDLLDIARIASGKLQIETTAVDLPLVVEGAIEAIRGSAASKDISIDVAVEPSLGTVLGDPGRLQQVLWNLISNAVKFTFEGGRVQVMVLQAGDWIELTVRDTGQGIRPEILPHIFEHFRPSEGAGGRQISGLGLGLAISRHLVELHGGTVTAESDGEGQGATFLVRLPVSRSPRRTARAVIDDMASLDTEGAPAVRLTGVRVLVVDDSPDALDLLSATLEQAGAQVSSALTAAEALERVERDLPNVLISDIAMPGRDGYALIRQLRTLRPEQGGRTPAVALTAHARAQDRTRALLEGFDLHAPKPIDPAELVAVVARLSGRIP from the coding sequence ATGGACACCCAAGAGTTCTCTGCGAAGCCGAGCGTGGTGATGCGCTCGACCGGCTCCGATGCGGACCAGAGCTGGCCCTTCGATGTCATCTTCAGGCGCGCCCCCATCGGACTGGCTCTCCTCGATGGCCAGCATCGTTTGGTCGCGGTCAACGACCTGATGGTGGAGCTGGCGGGTGGCTCATCGACCGAACACATCGGCCGCACCATGGCCGAAGTGGCACCGTCGCTCTGGTCGGTGACTGCGGATCACATCCGGCGCGTGCTGCAAACCGGTGAGCCCATCCTGAACGAGAGGCTCTCGAAGGGCGCTCCACAGGACTTCACAGCGCCAGGAAATCTGCTCATCAGCTACCTGCCGGTGCACAGCGGGGGCGAGGTCATCGGGGTCGGCTGCGCGATCATCGACACGGCCCGCCTGGGTGAGCGCAGCGTAGGGCAGGAGGGGGGCCCCTCGGAATCGACGCCTGAAAACGGGAGCAGCGAGGACGCCGGTGTGGGTGGCGCAGGGTGCAAGCTGTCGAGCCCGCGTGCAGTGGCGCTGCTGGGACGAGCCAGCGCGGATCTGTGGGCTCCCATCGATGTGGGCGCAGCATCGCGCGCGCTCGCTCGGCTCCTCGTGCCCGAGTTTGCAGACTTCTGTGTCGTTCACCTGCTGAATGAAGGTGGACGGGTAGAGCTGATTGCCGCTGCGCATGTGGTGGCTGGCCACAAAGATCTGCTGGAAGATCTCGATACGCGCTATCCCGCGTACGGGGCTGCAACGAGCAGCGTCACGGCACCTCAAGGGTCGGGCTACGCCTCCACACTCCGCACTGGCGAGCCTGAGATCTTGACCCATATCTCCGAAGCGGGCGCCGAGGATGGGGGGCGCATCGCGCGTCTCACGGCGCTCGACGCCAGCACCGTCATCACCGTTCCCCTCCGCGTCCAGCGGCACGTGATCGGTTCGATCGAGATCGGCAGGATCGGGGAGTCGAAGGGATATGGCTCCGACGACCTTCTCCTTGCTCAGGAGGTGGCAGAGCGCGCCGCTCTCGCCATCGATCGTGCTCGCCTTTTCAGCGCTGCGCAGCGGGAGCGTGCCCGTGCCGAGGAAGGAAGCCGCCTGAAGGACGAGTTCCTCGCCCTCGTCTCCCACGAGCTGCGGACCCCTCTCACAGCCATCCTTGGCTGGACCCGGGTGCTGCGGACGACCGCATTGCCACAGGACAAGGAGAACCGAGCGCTCGAGATCGTGGAGCGGAATGCCAAGACGCAGGCACAGCTCATCGAGGATCTGCTCGACATCGCCCGCATCGCCAGCGGCAAACTCCAGATCGAGACGACCGCCGTGGATCTTCCGCTGGTCGTCGAGGGGGCGATCGAAGCGATCCGAGGTTCCGCGGCAAGCAAGGACATCTCCATCGACGTCGCGGTGGAACCAAGCCTCGGCACGGTGCTGGGGGACCCAGGGCGCCTTCAGCAGGTCCTGTGGAACCTCATCTCGAACGCGGTCAAGTTTACCTTCGAGGGCGGGCGCGTTCAGGTGATGGTGTTGCAGGCCGGCGACTGGATCGAACTCACGGTCCGAGACACGGGTCAGGGGATTCGGCCTGAGATCCTGCCGCACATTTTTGAGCATTTCAGGCCCTCGGAGGGAGCTGGTGGGCGCCAGATCAGTGGCCTCGGCCTGGGGCTCGCCATCTCCCGGCACCTCGTCGAACTCCACGGCGGGACGGTGACGGCCGAGAGCGACGGCGAAGGCCAAGGAGCGACGTTCCTGGTCAGGTTGCCCGTCTCGAGATCTCCGCGCCGGACAGCTCGCGCCGTGATCGACGACATGGCGTCGCTCGATACGGAAGGAGCTCCTGCCGTGCGGCTGACCGGGGTGCGGGTGCTCGTCGTCGATGACTCTCCCGATGCCCTCGATCTCCTGAGCGCCACGCTGGAGCAAGCCGGCGCTCAGGTGAGCTCGGCGCTCACCGCCGCAGAGGCCCTGGAGCGAGTCGAGCGCGATCTGCCGAATGTGCTCATCTCGGACATCGCCATGCCGGGGCGCGATGGCTATGCGCTCATCCGCCAGCTCCGGACGCTGCGACCAGAGCAGGGCGGCCGCACCCCGGCGGTCGCGCTCACGGCGCACGCGAGGGCGCAGGATCGAACCCGTGCCCTCCTGGAGGGCTTCGACCTCCACGCCCCGAAGCCCATCGACCCGGCAGAGCTCGTCGCCGTGGTGGCCCGCCTCTCAGGCCGAATCCCGTAG
- a CDS encoding potassium channel family protein, with the protein MRVVIAGAGRAGLSVAIHLREMGHDVTVVDRDPTLTSRAFEQHGLIALVGDATDARLLKEAEVSRADVVAAMLRRDSDNLAVALLSQAAGAGRVMVRMRDPEYGPVYERAKIDRVFSEMDVFIGAMGTAIEHSAVRHALLLGKGASVAFEMEIPPDAAVVGQTVSAIAADPEFPISCVFAAMHLPDGTVQAPRGSSIVQSGMLLLLVAARHELGHVIPFFLRKGS; encoded by the coding sequence ATGCGCGTCGTGATAGCGGGTGCAGGGCGCGCTGGTTTGAGCGTGGCCATTCACCTTCGTGAAATGGGTCACGACGTGACCGTCGTGGATCGCGATCCCACGCTCACGTCACGCGCTTTCGAGCAGCACGGCCTCATCGCGCTCGTCGGAGACGCGACCGATGCTCGCCTTCTGAAGGAGGCCGAGGTCTCGCGCGCGGATGTCGTCGCGGCGATGCTGCGTCGCGACTCGGACAACCTCGCTGTTGCGCTGCTCTCGCAGGCTGCAGGGGCGGGCCGGGTCATGGTGCGCATGAGAGACCCGGAGTATGGCCCGGTGTACGAGCGTGCCAAGATCGACCGCGTCTTCTCGGAGATGGACGTTTTCATCGGGGCGATGGGGACGGCGATCGAACATTCGGCGGTGCGTCACGCCCTCCTTCTCGGCAAAGGAGCTTCCGTCGCCTTCGAGATGGAGATCCCTCCCGACGCTGCCGTGGTGGGACAGACCGTGAGCGCGATCGCGGCGGATCCCGAGTTCCCGATCTCCTGTGTGTTTGCCGCCATGCACCTCCCGGACGGCACCGTCCAGGCGCCGCGGGGCTCTTCCATCGTCCAGTCCGGGATGCTCCTGCTCCTCGTCGCGGCGCGACACGAGCTGGGCCATGTGATCCCTTTCTTTTTGCGCAAAGGGTCCTGA
- the panC gene encoding pantoate--beta-alanine ligase yields the protein MELWSSPEDFRRACENVRAGGGRLGLVPTMGALHAGHQALIREARRRSSVVAVSVFVNPTQFAPGEDYERYPRARERDVAACEEAGASIVFAPDAAAMYPPGDETRVLPGPTAAPLCGAHRPGHFEGVATIVAKLLILAGPCIAVFGRKDYQQLTVIRRLVLDLLLPVEVVGMPTVREPDGLALSSRNAYLSPAERDRAAEIPRALADAAHLFARGERNAGALVASCRDRVARIADRIDYVDVAEPESLRVFGSEEDIGARAVLAVALKIGSTRLIDNLVLGEDPPPITGSDAPSPAGM from the coding sequence ATGGAGCTCTGGAGTAGCCCAGAAGATTTTCGTCGAGCGTGCGAGAACGTACGCGCGGGGGGTGGTCGGCTGGGCCTCGTCCCCACGATGGGAGCCCTCCATGCAGGTCATCAGGCGCTGATCCGAGAGGCCCGCAGACGCTCCAGCGTCGTGGCGGTCTCTGTTTTCGTCAACCCGACCCAGTTTGCCCCTGGCGAAGACTACGAGCGGTATCCACGTGCTCGTGAGCGGGACGTCGCCGCCTGCGAAGAGGCAGGGGCCTCGATCGTGTTCGCGCCCGACGCTGCTGCGATGTACCCGCCGGGCGACGAGACCCGCGTGCTGCCCGGCCCGACGGCGGCTCCCCTCTGCGGCGCACATCGCCCTGGCCATTTCGAGGGGGTGGCCACGATCGTCGCGAAGCTCCTCATTCTCGCGGGACCCTGCATCGCGGTCTTTGGAAGAAAAGATTACCAGCAGCTGACGGTCATCCGCCGGTTGGTCCTCGACCTTCTACTTCCGGTGGAGGTCGTGGGGATGCCGACGGTGCGTGAGCCGGATGGCCTTGCTTTGTCCTCTCGAAATGCCTATCTCTCACCCGCCGAGCGGGACCGCGCCGCTGAAATCCCGCGCGCCCTCGCAGACGCCGCTCATCTGTTCGCGCGTGGCGAGCGCAATGCAGGTGCGCTGGTCGCGTCCTGTCGCGACAGGGTCGCTCGGATTGCGGATCGTATCGACTATGTCGATGTCGCCGAGCCGGAGTCCCTCAGGGTGTTCGGATCGGAGGAGGACATCGGCGCTCGGGCAGTGCTCGCGGTGGCCTTGAAGATCGGGTCCACGCGGTTGATTGATAACCTGGTGCTGGGAGAAGATCCTCCGCCGATCACGGGGAGTGACGCACCCAGTCCAGCTGGAATGTGA
- a CDS encoding cation:proton antiporter, giving the protein MRERLESFLLVIAVGATVAIGAKRIGIPYNVALVVVGLLLVVLDVLPTTPMDPEVILIGFLPVLVFESALFADADGLRAASRPILALAVPGVAISLLATAAVATYALDLPFSVALLLGALLAITDTVSVLLAFRSVRVPHRLAAIMEGESLFNDGTALVLVSLTSRVVLTGAFSAPETAKALGMAMLGGVALGVLFGVMGASVLRRAPDHLTAILASTILVFATALISEHVHASPVIAVVVAGVIVGRAARNVLEPSRVLALQGFWETAGFGLNVLIFLLVGLQIQVSMLIEEASSIALALIALHAGRAVAVYGCFGLLRAVARERVPMRWQHVMVIGNIKGALSMAAVLSLPANTPYRDRLITIVFGITFVTLMTQALPFERLLLMLKVAFRGNSGREGISEAKATLIAARKGQAELDELLSSGLVSRKEHAERRAAFQLRVIKAEELLRSPEGEAARDHVVDLSLLNAQKAALVDAARRGLIDADTANSQVNDIDRTLMNMMHHAPEPNEH; this is encoded by the coding sequence ATGAGGGAGCGCCTCGAGAGCTTCTTGCTGGTGATTGCCGTCGGCGCGACCGTCGCCATCGGCGCCAAGCGGATCGGCATTCCGTACAATGTTGCGCTCGTCGTGGTCGGTCTGCTCCTCGTGGTGCTGGACGTCCTCCCGACCACACCCATGGATCCAGAGGTCATCCTGATCGGATTTCTTCCGGTCCTGGTATTCGAGAGCGCGCTGTTCGCGGATGCCGACGGCCTGCGCGCTGCGAGCCGACCCATCCTGGCGCTCGCGGTGCCCGGCGTGGCGATCTCGCTCCTCGCCACAGCCGCTGTCGCCACGTACGCGCTGGATCTGCCTTTCTCCGTCGCCCTGTTGCTCGGTGCCCTGCTCGCCATCACCGACACCGTGAGCGTGCTGCTGGCGTTCCGCAGCGTCCGCGTTCCGCATCGGCTCGCCGCGATCATGGAGGGCGAGAGCCTGTTCAACGACGGCACCGCCCTCGTGCTGGTGTCATTGACCTCCCGCGTCGTCCTCACGGGGGCGTTCTCGGCGCCCGAGACGGCAAAGGCGCTCGGTATGGCCATGCTCGGGGGGGTGGCCCTCGGTGTCTTGTTTGGTGTGATGGGGGCGAGTGTGCTCAGGCGCGCGCCGGATCACCTCACGGCCATCCTCGCTTCCACCATCCTCGTCTTCGCGACAGCCCTCATCTCCGAGCACGTCCACGCCTCTCCCGTCATCGCCGTGGTCGTCGCGGGCGTCATCGTAGGCCGCGCTGCGCGCAACGTCCTCGAACCTTCGCGTGTGCTCGCCCTGCAAGGCTTCTGGGAGACGGCAGGCTTCGGGCTCAACGTCCTCATCTTCTTGCTCGTCGGCCTCCAGATCCAGGTCTCGATGCTGATCGAGGAGGCCAGCTCCATCGCGCTGGCCCTCATCGCCCTGCACGCGGGGCGCGCGGTGGCAGTCTATGGCTGCTTCGGTCTGCTCCGGGCCGTCGCTCGCGAGCGCGTCCCGATGCGCTGGCAGCACGTCATGGTGATCGGCAACATCAAGGGGGCGCTGTCCATGGCGGCGGTGCTCAGCTTGCCAGCCAACACGCCTTACCGTGATCGTCTGATCACCATCGTCTTCGGCATCACCTTCGTCACCCTCATGACGCAGGCTCTTCCCTTCGAACGCCTCCTCCTGATGCTCAAGGTCGCATTCAGGGGCAACTCGGGTCGAGAAGGCATCAGCGAAGCCAAGGCGACATTGATCGCTGCGCGCAAAGGTCAGGCCGAGCTCGATGAGCTGCTCAGCTCCGGTCTCGTCTCACGGAAAGAGCACGCCGAGCGTCGCGCTGCCTTTCAGCTCCGCGTGATCAAGGCGGAAGAGCTGCTGCGCAGCCCGGAAGGCGAGGCGGCGCGCGATCACGTGGTCGACCTTTCGCTCCTGAACGCTCAGAAGGCTGCGCTCGTCGACGCCGCGCGCCGAGGTTTGATCGACGCGGATACCGCGAACTCACAGGTCAACGACATCGATCGGACCTTGATGAACATGATGCATCATGCACCTGAACCCAATGAACACTAG
- the rpsG gene encoding 30S ribosomal protein S7, with amino-acid sequence MPRRREVPKRKIIPDPKHKDKLVAKFTNSLMFSGKKSTAEGILYGAFDIVRDRFKEEPIEIFRKALDNVKPKLEVKSRRVGGATYQVPVEVRPERRVALAMRWLVMYSRGRGEKTMRERLAAELVDAAQNRGNAVKKRDDTHKMAEANKAFAHYRW; translated from the coding sequence ATGCCCCGTCGTCGCGAAGTCCCGAAGCGGAAGATCATTCCGGACCCCAAGCACAAGGACAAGCTCGTCGCCAAGTTCACTAATTCCCTGATGTTCTCGGGGAAGAAGTCGACGGCGGAGGGCATCCTTTATGGTGCCTTCGATATCGTGCGTGATCGCTTCAAGGAAGAGCCCATCGAGATCTTCCGCAAGGCGCTCGACAACGTGAAGCCGAAGCTCGAGGTCAAGAGCCGTCGCGTCGGCGGTGCCACCTACCAGGTGCCCGTCGAAGTGCGCCCGGAGCGCCGTGTGGCTCTTGCCATGCGCTGGCTGGTGATGTACTCGCGCGGTCGTGGTGAGAAGACGATGCGTGAGCGTCTCGCTGCTGAGCTGGTCGATGCCGCTCAGAACCGCGGCAACGCGGTGAAGAAGCGCGACGATACGCACAAGATGGCCGAAGCGAACAAGGCGTTCGCTCACTACCGCTGGTAG
- the rpsL gene encoding 30S ribosomal protein S12: MPTISQLVRLGREATRYKTASPALKSCPQRRGVCVRVYTTTPKKPNSALRKVCRVRLSNQMEVTSYIPGEGHNLQEHSVVLIRGGRVKDLPGVRYHVVRGTLDASGAAGPSSTNKATRNRKRSKYGVKRPKR, from the coding sequence ATGCCGACCATCAGCCAGCTCGTTCGTCTGGGCCGCGAGGCCACCCGGTACAAGACGGCGTCCCCCGCCCTCAAGTCGTGCCCTCAGCGGCGCGGTGTCTGTGTACGTGTGTACACCACTACGCCCAAGAAGCCGAACTCCGCGCTCCGCAAGGTGTGCCGTGTACGGCTCTCGAACCAGATGGAAGTGACGAGCTACATCCCTGGTGAAGGGCACAACCTGCAAGAGCACTCTGTCGTGCTCATCCGCGGTGGCCGTGTGAAGGACCTCCCGGGGGTTCGTTACCACGTGGTCCGCGGAACCCTCGACGCCTCCGGCGCCGCAGGCCCCAGCTCGACCAACAAGGCGACCCGAAACCGCAAGCGCTCGAAGTACGGCGTGAAGCGGCCGAAGCGCTGA
- the ppk1 gene encoding polyphosphate kinase 1 — protein sequence MGLVPIEGDPTHYLNRELSWLEFNSRVLAEAGSPDVPLFERLKFLGIFFSNIDEFFMVRVAGLQAQTLRTITEMPPDGLTPQEQLVAIGAKAHAMFDAAYRLWNEDLVPALRKVGIVLMKPEELAPDALTSLDERFWSDIFPVLTPLAVDPGHPFPHLRNKTINLGIMFAREHDGQEPGFAVIQVPAMLSRLMRVQVEGATRGFVLLEDVIARHVKQLFPSARIRGTYPFRVTRNWDLEIDEEEGEDLLATIQAELRRRDRGNAVRVEIGMGEGVETSVARLCRALKIDQRYDVYRVNGPLYLADLMTMVSDDDRRELRDEPFTPQVPQALRDPDDFFAVIREKDVLLNHPYDSFDPVIELVSRAADDPNVLAIKQTLYRTGGDSPILKALARAAENGKQVTTIVELKARFDEASNIQWARTLEQSGVQVIYGLLGLKTHAKALLVVRREKDKLRRYVHLSTGNYNPQTSRLYTDLGLLTANSEIGEDVTSLFNLLTGYSAPPRWNRLIVAPLGLHEAILGFIAREAAHARAGRKALIVAQMNALVDVDVIDALYAASQAGVDIKLGVRGVCCLRPGIPGLSDRIHVRAIIDRFLEHKRLFRFANGGEEELYLSSADWMPRNFHRRVEVLTPILDPEVKTRAGEILDLVMSDNMKSWELAADGSYRRVTPPPPPTPVVRAQARLMERARERAKQITDPLSRGGGRFHILRVPARPPPEPRMRKHGKRKRQP from the coding sequence GTGGGACTCGTCCCGATCGAGGGGGACCCGACGCACTACCTGAACCGCGAACTCTCGTGGCTGGAGTTCAACAGCCGGGTGCTCGCCGAAGCAGGATCCCCGGATGTCCCTCTCTTCGAGCGGCTGAAATTTTTGGGGATCTTCTTCTCCAACATCGACGAATTCTTCATGGTCCGCGTGGCAGGCCTGCAGGCACAGACGCTGCGGACCATCACCGAGATGCCGCCCGATGGCCTGACACCGCAAGAGCAGCTCGTGGCCATCGGCGCGAAGGCTCACGCCATGTTCGACGCGGCCTACCGCCTCTGGAACGAAGATCTGGTGCCAGCGCTCCGCAAGGTGGGCATCGTCCTCATGAAGCCCGAGGAACTCGCGCCTGACGCGCTCACCTCGCTCGACGAGCGCTTCTGGAGCGACATCTTCCCGGTCCTGACGCCCCTGGCCGTGGACCCTGGCCATCCCTTCCCTCACCTGCGGAACAAGACCATCAACCTCGGGATCATGTTCGCGAGGGAGCACGATGGCCAGGAGCCGGGTTTCGCGGTGATCCAGGTCCCCGCCATGCTGAGCCGCCTCATGCGCGTTCAGGTGGAAGGCGCGACCCGCGGCTTCGTGCTGCTCGAGGACGTGATTGCGCGGCACGTGAAACAGCTCTTCCCCTCGGCGCGCATCCGCGGGACCTACCCATTCCGCGTCACGCGGAACTGGGATCTGGAGATCGACGAGGAGGAAGGGGAGGATCTCCTCGCGACCATCCAGGCCGAGCTGCGGCGCCGCGACCGAGGCAACGCCGTCCGCGTCGAGATCGGCATGGGGGAAGGCGTCGAGACGAGTGTCGCGCGGCTCTGCCGGGCGCTGAAGATCGACCAGCGATACGACGTCTACCGCGTGAATGGTCCGCTGTACCTCGCCGACCTGATGACGATGGTCTCCGACGATGATCGCCGCGAGCTGCGCGACGAACCCTTCACGCCCCAGGTACCGCAGGCGCTCCGGGATCCAGACGATTTCTTCGCCGTCATCCGCGAGAAAGACGTCCTGCTGAACCACCCTTACGACTCGTTCGATCCCGTCATCGAACTCGTGTCGCGCGCCGCAGACGATCCCAACGTGCTGGCGATCAAGCAGACGCTCTACCGGACCGGTGGGGACTCCCCCATCCTCAAGGCGCTCGCGCGTGCTGCAGAAAACGGCAAGCAGGTGACGACCATCGTGGAGCTGAAGGCCCGCTTCGACGAGGCCAGCAACATCCAGTGGGCAAGGACCCTGGAGCAGAGCGGAGTCCAGGTCATCTATGGTCTCCTCGGCCTGAAGACGCACGCCAAGGCACTGCTCGTCGTCCGGCGAGAGAAAGACAAACTCCGCCGCTACGTGCACCTCAGCACCGGCAACTACAACCCTCAGACGAGCCGGCTCTACACGGACCTCGGCCTGCTCACGGCGAACAGCGAGATCGGAGAGGACGTGACGAGCCTCTTCAACCTGCTCACCGGCTACAGCGCACCACCCCGCTGGAACCGACTGATCGTGGCACCTCTCGGCTTGCACGAGGCCATCCTGGGGTTCATCGCGCGCGAGGCGGCCCATGCGCGCGCGGGCCGCAAGGCGCTGATCGTCGCGCAGATGAACGCGCTCGTGGACGTCGACGTGATCGACGCCCTCTATGCGGCCTCTCAGGCCGGCGTGGACATCAAGCTCGGCGTGCGAGGCGTCTGCTGCTTGCGCCCAGGGATCCCGGGGCTCTCCGATCGAATCCACGTCCGCGCGATCATCGATCGCTTCCTCGAGCACAAACGCCTCTTCCGGTTCGCCAACGGCGGCGAGGAGGAACTCTACCTGTCGAGCGCGGACTGGATGCCCCGCAACTTCCATCGACGCGTCGAGGTGCTCACGCCGATCCTCGACCCCGAGGTGAAGACGCGCGCCGGCGAGATCCTGGATCTCGTCATGTCGGACAACATGAAGTCCTGGGAACTCGCGGCCGACGGGAGCTACCGCCGGGTGACCCCGCCGCCACCGCCCACGCCTGTGGTGCGCGCGCAAGCGCGGCTGATGGAGCGGGCGAGGGAGCGCGCGAAACAGATCACCGATCCGCTCTCGCGCGGTGGCGGTCGATTTCACATCCTCCGCGTGCCTGCCAGGCCTCCGCCCGAGCCCCGCATGCGCAAGCACGGCAAGCGAAAGCGTCAGCCCTGA
- the tmk gene encoding dTMP kinase, which produces MGIRDSSAPSVRVAGQAPGGKFIVIEGIDGSGTTTQAERYAAHLRSRRRMVHVTREPSGGPIGAQIRQVLTQRLTLPTTNQAQVMALLFAADRLDHVAAEITPLLEDGYVVISDRYDLSSLAYQVTSAQEESEALGGPPSSGTMLRWIRELNRYALRPHLTLVLDVDPEVAAQRRKGRGGARELYDDAELQARLAGAYRRAEELLPGDHVVHIDGNGEPDEIARAIEAVLRPLVGA; this is translated from the coding sequence ATGGGCATACGGGACTCCAGCGCGCCTTCGGTCCGGGTGGCAGGTCAGGCGCCAGGGGGAAAGTTCATCGTCATCGAGGGGATCGACGGCTCGGGGACGACGACACAAGCCGAGAGGTATGCGGCACATCTCCGGTCACGTCGCCGCATGGTGCACGTCACCCGCGAGCCGAGCGGTGGACCGATCGGTGCGCAAATCCGGCAAGTACTGACCCAACGACTCACCCTGCCGACCACCAACCAGGCGCAGGTCATGGCCTTGCTCTTCGCAGCAGATCGCCTGGATCACGTCGCCGCGGAGATCACTCCCCTGCTCGAGGACGGCTATGTCGTCATCTCGGACCGCTACGATCTGTCGAGCCTCGCGTATCAGGTCACGTCGGCACAGGAGGAGAGCGAGGCGCTGGGGGGCCCACCCTCTTCGGGGACCATGCTGAGGTGGATCCGGGAGCTCAACCGGTACGCTCTCCGGCCGCACCTCACCCTCGTGCTCGATGTCGATCCAGAGGTCGCGGCGCAGCGGCGGAAGGGGCGCGGAGGGGCGCGTGAGCTTTACGACGACGCCGAGCTCCAGGCGCGCCTGGCGGGCGCTTATCGACGTGCAGAGGAACTCTTGCCCGGCGACCATGTCGTCCACATCGACGGCAATGGCGAACCTGACGAAATCGCACGAGCTATCGAAGCAGTACTACGGCCCCTCGTCGGGGCTTGA
- a CDS encoding response regulator — translation MSQRAQDEPTGSSPALRAAQLEGFAVLIVEDDADSSELLAMVVEEHGARVKTAFDSVTALEALGGTQFDVVISDIGLPGHDGIWLVEEARRRGLQAPFIALSAYADSMASSRALAAGFLAYLIKPIDPTLVIQAVLRHAKPNR, via the coding sequence ATGTCCCAGCGCGCGCAGGATGAACCGACCGGCTCATCGCCCGCTCTCAGGGCGGCTCAGCTCGAGGGTTTCGCTGTACTGATCGTCGAGGACGACGCGGACAGCAGCGAGCTGCTGGCCATGGTGGTGGAAGAGCATGGTGCTCGCGTGAAGACCGCGTTCGACAGCGTCACGGCCCTCGAAGCGCTCGGCGGAACCCAGTTCGATGTCGTGATCAGTGACATCGGCCTGCCCGGTCACGACGGCATCTGGCTCGTCGAAGAGGCGCGCCGGCGCGGGCTCCAGGCGCCCTTCATTGCGCTCTCCGCGTACGCGGACTCCATGGCCAGCTCGCGCGCGCTCGCTGCCGGGTTCCTCGCCTACCTCATCAAGCCGATCGACCCGACCCTCGTCATCCAGGCCGTGCTTCGACACGCCAAGCCGAACCGCTGA